The following proteins are co-located in the Paenibacillus sp. JNUCC32 genome:
- a CDS encoding VOC family protein, producing MIKGIAHLAFDVADMEKSLHFYCDVLGFTRAFDIPNDQGEPWIEYIKVRDGQFIELFYGGQNKPARVERPVGFSHLCLEVEDIERIAEHLRKQGVKLDVEPVQGKDFNWQCWARDPDGNRIEFMQLDPKSPQMNC from the coding sequence ATGATTAAAGGAATTGCCCATCTGGCGTTCGATGTTGCCGATATGGAGAAATCCCTGCATTTTTACTGTGATGTGCTTGGTTTTACCCGTGCTTTTGATATTCCCAATGATCAGGGCGAACCGTGGATCGAGTACATTAAGGTGCGTGATGGACAGTTTATCGAGCTGTTTTACGGCGGACAAAATAAACCGGCCCGTGTAGAGCGGCCCGTCGGATTCTCCCATCTCTGCCTTGAGGTGGAAGACATCGAGCGCATCGCGGAGCATCTTCGCAAGCAGGGCGTGAAGCTGGACGTTGAGCCGGTTCAAGGAAAAGACTTCAACTGGCAGTGCTGGGCCAGGGACCCGGACGGCAACCGGATCGAATTCATGCAGCTGGATCCAAAATCGCCGCAGATGAACTGTTAG
- a CDS encoding bifunctional diguanylate cyclase/phosphohydrolase: MSIFKRPRFSQGFAGQLYFVFLSLLGCSTFLLVHQGEIFQYTPSQWVWVYAMLGAALILNYFTFQLPPEGNLQSMDSSVYLACIFIYGAPFALSVILFVSLAMALYDRKIPFWKHFVNFSVYTVMIVGSSFIFKMAGGQAGPIHNDQFGAYVAALVVYFVINVFLVGFYYYLLYKGSLYDILKTFMKDTLLVYLSTLILSLVLSILIVHNGVFGLTLFIGLSVMLSYSFKQLFTMYKQVQEKAIKDQRTGLYNHSYFENLLEDEIKKAKTNETPLSLAMIDIDDFKKYNDQFGHLKGDMLLGFLGNYLKVESETAEVVASRFGGEEFTILMPGYDDHRARSFINRLRKKLNDTYFDGVEIFPSGCLSFSAGVASYRIDIHDKSQLVELADQALYYAKKQGKNNVHVYGSGAEKESEIDFAEDVRDIEQQLKLFLYKDVDTFKHSKRVFRYAMDISEVLGLDSVERRNFVLGALIHDIGKLEIPWGILNKRDKLTAGEWETVKRHVSWGKRIAETNEKFKELVPYIELHHERYDGGGYPHGFKGSQIPKLCRMLTIIDSFDAMTTERPYQKTKTFEEGIEELLRCSGTQFDPELVELFIRYLRLKAEAQQQPAAGLETS; the protein is encoded by the coding sequence ATGTCCATATTTAAGCGTCCTAGGTTCTCTCAAGGCTTTGCGGGACAGCTGTATTTTGTTTTTCTTTCTCTTCTGGGCTGTTCCACCTTCCTGCTGGTGCATCAAGGGGAAATCTTCCAATATACTCCTTCCCAGTGGGTATGGGTCTATGCGATGTTAGGCGCCGCCCTCATCTTAAACTACTTCACCTTCCAGCTGCCGCCAGAGGGTAATTTACAGTCCATGGATTCCTCTGTTTACCTGGCATGCATCTTTATCTATGGAGCACCGTTTGCGCTGTCCGTCATCCTGTTCGTCTCCCTTGCCATGGCGCTTTACGACAGAAAAATCCCCTTCTGGAAGCATTTTGTTAATTTCTCCGTGTATACCGTGATGATTGTCGGGTCCTCCTTCATTTTCAAAATGGCGGGCGGACAAGCAGGCCCTATTCACAATGATCAATTTGGTGCGTATGTTGCAGCGTTGGTTGTTTATTTTGTTATCAACGTATTCCTTGTCGGCTTCTACTATTACCTGTTATACAAGGGATCGTTATATGATATTTTGAAAACCTTCATGAAAGATACACTGCTTGTTTACCTCAGCACGCTCATTCTTTCGCTGGTTCTCTCCATACTCATCGTACATAACGGCGTTTTCGGGCTGACCCTGTTTATAGGTCTCAGCGTGATGCTGTCCTATTCCTTCAAGCAGCTCTTCACGATGTATAAACAGGTACAAGAGAAAGCCATCAAGGATCAACGAACCGGATTATACAACCACAGCTATTTCGAAAATTTGCTGGAAGACGAAATCAAGAAGGCCAAAACCAATGAAACGCCGTTGTCGCTGGCCATGATCGATATCGATGATTTCAAAAAATACAATGATCAATTCGGACACCTGAAAGGCGACATGCTGCTCGGATTTCTCGGCAATTACCTCAAGGTGGAATCCGAAACGGCCGAGGTGGTGGCCTCCCGCTTCGGCGGCGAGGAATTCACGATCCTGATGCCGGGTTATGATGACCATAGGGCACGTTCCTTCATTAACAGGCTCCGCAAAAAGCTGAACGATACCTATTTCGACGGCGTCGAGATTTTTCCGTCCGGCTGTCTCTCCTTCTCTGCCGGCGTTGCCTCGTACCGGATTGATATTCATGACAAGTCGCAGCTTGTCGAGCTTGCCGACCAAGCGCTGTATTATGCCAAGAAGCAGGGCAAAAACAACGTGCATGTATATGGAAGCGGCGCCGAAAAGGAATCCGAGATCGACTTTGCGGAGGACGTCCGCGACATCGAGCAGCAGCTGAAGCTGTTCCTGTATAAAGACGTGGATACGTTCAAGCACTCCAAACGGGTCTTCCGCTACGCCATGGACATCAGCGAAGTGCTTGGACTTGACAGCGTGGAGCGCCGCAATTTTGTGCTCGGGGCACTCATTCACGATATCGGCAAGCTGGAGATTCCTTGGGGAATCTTGAATAAACGGGACAAGCTGACAGCCGGCGAATGGGAAACCGTCAAACGGCATGTCAGCTGGGGCAAGCGCATCGCGGAAACGAACGAGAAGTTCAAGGAACTGGTTCCTTACATCGAACTGCATCATGAACGGTATGACGGCGGCGGCTATCCTCACGGCTTCAAGGGCAGCCAAATCCCCAAGCTGTGCCGGATGCTGACCATTATCGATTCCTTCGACGCGATGACGACCGAACGGCCTTACCAGAAAACGAAAACCTTCGAGGAAGGGATTGAAGAGCTGCTCCGTTGCTCGGGCACGCAGTTCGATCCGGAGCTCGTCGAGCTGTTTATTCGTTATTTAAGGCTCAAAGCCGAAGCGCAGCAGCAGCCTGCAGCCGGCCTGGAGACCTCTTAA
- a CDS encoding cation transporter — protein sequence MKQVTLTVEGMSCNHCVNSVEGALKSAGASGKVDLASNTVAVEYDETKVSLDALKEAIEEQGYDIVS from the coding sequence ATGAAACAAGTGACATTGACGGTGGAAGGCATGTCCTGCAATCATTGCGTAAACTCGGTGGAAGGCGCGCTGAAAAGTGCGGGAGCTTCTGGCAAAGTCGATCTTGCATCCAACACGGTAGCCGTCGAATACGACGAAACCAAAGTCAGCCTTGACGCATTGAAGGAAGCGATTGAAGAGCAGGGCTACGATATCGTGTCTTAA
- a CDS encoding stalk domain-containing protein yields MKKRFSSVPAFALGAIVGVALTAGTAVGAAVYLKAFPSQSKIVVNGSEARLSDSPVVIQNKLYVPVRDFSEALGYRVGSVGPEGIGIFPQSSNGEAIPVGPTAPSESEGAPAHERHLVKNLGKLIEVNGELNMQKIYIVIAAGEARLYSQDEATGNGLLHYLILDGDSSLYAPFVQMDGQAGELDYNLPNFEGQTPLHLAVIHKNDFYIDKLLNQHKADASLQDASGKTALDYAEKDSKQYKLLTAYINKNSQ; encoded by the coding sequence ATGAAAAAACGTTTCTCTTCTGTTCCTGCTTTTGCACTCGGCGCGATCGTCGGCGTGGCGCTGACAGCCGGTACGGCCGTTGGTGCCGCCGTTTATCTGAAGGCATTTCCATCCCAATCCAAAATTGTGGTCAACGGATCGGAAGCCCGGCTGTCGGATTCTCCGGTAGTCATACAGAACAAGCTGTATGTCCCCGTGCGGGACTTCTCGGAAGCGCTTGGGTACCGAGTCGGCTCCGTCGGTCCCGAGGGAATCGGAATTTTTCCCCAATCCTCGAATGGAGAGGCGATCCCGGTCGGCCCGACTGCGCCTTCCGAGTCCGAAGGAGCGCCTGCTCACGAGCGTCATTTGGTGAAAAACCTCGGCAAGCTGATCGAAGTCAACGGCGAATTGAATATGCAAAAGATTTATATCGTTATCGCTGCAGGTGAAGCGAGGCTGTATTCGCAAGATGAAGCCACCGGCAACGGGCTGCTGCATTATTTGATTCTAGACGGCGATTCTTCCCTTTACGCCCCGTTTGTACAGATGGACGGCCAAGCCGGCGAGCTTGATTACAACCTGCCGAATTTCGAAGGTCAGACCCCGCTTCATCTGGCGGTCATCCACAAGAATGACTTCTACATCGACAAGCTGCTGAACCAGCACAAGGCAGATGCCTCCCTTCAAGACGCTTCCGGAAAGACGGCGCTGGACTATGCCGAAAAAGACAGCAAGCAGTACAAATTGCTTACGGCCTACATCAACAAGAACAGCCAGTGA
- a CDS encoding anti-sigma factor has product MSEEFKQRLKDYADGKLNDEEKNEVEREMEKLEEYQAYVNEMMDNERSSDAGPPHAADGQTGLSPKKEKRIIRRGKWRARISNTLTVISAFLAIFVISSIITALFYGVGDPSRNDKYRDAIASAISISKPNIDVPLSSQGKAFFMQEMYGDMVKQVGSERVTVGEYTVNFLFGLPSVDTDWKNGSSGSSQIFYRPDSSAETSSANQEEPNEQSNEQNASTSSAKSGDWSRLEKLPEGTVAEAYVSFNRFFTTDELLKQFENRNMEAVWFAVDTGPDDRFGDGDGVISHPVGFPSYPVWHHDDLTVTSYQEQKTGWFSKTTLSGGQYPSVDTYGDGELRNEHFLKSLRLLQEYDLIAERVAPFIDVDASVAYVEQNGVRLYGAVITGPVKELLTLREVSWVHDLRVGEVRLWNWIE; this is encoded by the coding sequence ATGAGCGAAGAATTCAAGCAGCGGCTGAAGGACTATGCGGATGGCAAGCTGAATGACGAGGAAAAAAACGAAGTCGAACGGGAAATGGAGAAGCTGGAGGAATACCAGGCTTACGTGAACGAGATGATGGATAACGAGCGTTCGAGCGATGCCGGACCCCCGCATGCCGCTGACGGTCAGACCGGCCTCTCGCCCAAGAAAGAAAAGCGAATCATTCGCCGGGGCAAATGGCGGGCCCGAATCTCCAATACGTTGACGGTGATATCGGCGTTTCTGGCGATATTCGTCATCAGCTCGATCATTACGGCGCTGTTTTACGGGGTCGGCGATCCCAGCCGTAACGATAAATATCGGGATGCCATCGCTTCCGCCATCTCGATCTCGAAACCTAATATCGATGTCCCGCTAAGCAGTCAGGGTAAAGCCTTCTTCATGCAGGAAATGTACGGGGATATGGTCAAGCAAGTCGGGAGTGAACGCGTGACCGTCGGCGAATACACCGTCAACTTCCTGTTCGGACTGCCCTCCGTCGATACGGATTGGAAGAATGGCAGCTCGGGTTCATCCCAGATTTTCTACCGGCCGGATAGCTCTGCGGAGACTTCTTCCGCGAATCAAGAAGAACCCAACGAACAGTCAAATGAGCAGAACGCTAGCACCTCCTCTGCAAAGAGCGGTGATTGGTCCAGGCTTGAAAAGCTTCCCGAAGGCACCGTGGCCGAGGCTTATGTATCGTTTAACCGTTTCTTCACGACCGACGAACTGCTGAAGCAGTTCGAGAACCGGAATATGGAGGCCGTCTGGTTTGCCGTCGATACCGGGCCGGATGATCGATTCGGCGACGGAGACGGCGTAATCTCTCATCCTGTCGGCTTTCCTTCTTATCCCGTCTGGCATCATGACGATTTGACAGTGACCTCTTATCAGGAGCAAAAAACCGGATGGTTTAGCAAGACCACCCTCAGCGGCGGACAGTACCCTTCTGTAGACACCTACGGGGACGGGGAGCTGCGGAATGAGCACTTCCTCAAATCGCTGCGGCTTCTGCAGGAGTATGACCTGATTGCCGAACGGGTGGCTCCCTTCATTGACGTGGACGCTTCCGTAGCTTACGTGGAACAGAACGGCGTTCGCCTCTATGGTGCCGTCATTACCGGCCCTGTTAAAGAGCTGCTGACCTTGCGCGAGGTATCCTGGGTCCACGATCTGCGGGTCGGGGAAGTGCGGCTGTGGAATTGGATCGAGTGA
- a CDS encoding ArnT family glycosyltransferase: MLLVLIAAVLVMSCLLVLTGLHERSPSISSVIEERYIQSAAMISHPGRDLEEHATSVMPGVPLMIAGLTAIFGSMEAALIGYQLLQCFFHAFSVYLVFVLSRYMFNTRIAFLSCMIYALFWPAYGAVRLILPDTTMQTLMLLLVCAIIGALELKQAGWYAAAGALTALMACYNLQALLYPVLFIAFWIKYRSPVKIVTGGILLISAGYLLILSPWWLNIPLFNKLRYMSGPWNLAALWLESRYIEGNPLVHLFRSIFAGRTSKYAAAIGNEEARKIVQSALDAVRLVMLFAGVAGIIWSVWKYRLKRQLPVLLTLLYFIAAEWLVPSLDGTGFPYAVFLLLYAAFLADKAIIYAHKTRLLRK, translated from the coding sequence ATGCTGTTGGTACTGATAGCAGCGGTTCTGGTGATGTCATGTTTGCTGGTGCTGACCGGTCTTCATGAACGTTCCCCCAGCATCAGCAGCGTGATCGAAGAACGGTATATCCAAAGTGCGGCCATGATCAGCCACCCCGGTAGAGACCTGGAAGAGCATGCCACCAGCGTCATGCCCGGTGTGCCGCTTATGATTGCCGGACTTACCGCCATATTCGGAAGCATGGAAGCTGCCCTGATCGGCTATCAGCTGCTCCAATGCTTCTTTCATGCATTTTCCGTCTACTTGGTGTTTGTGCTGTCCCGCTACATGTTCAATACGCGGATCGCTTTTCTCTCTTGCATGATTTATGCGCTATTCTGGCCGGCTTATGGCGCCGTTCGCCTGATCCTGCCGGATACGACCATGCAGACTTTGATGCTTCTTCTTGTCTGCGCCATCATCGGAGCGCTTGAATTGAAGCAGGCGGGATGGTACGCGGCTGCCGGCGCGCTTACGGCGCTTATGGCCTGCTACAATCTCCAGGCGCTGCTGTATCCTGTATTGTTCATTGCCTTCTGGATCAAATACCGCAGTCCGGTCAAGATCGTAACCGGGGGGATCCTTCTCATTAGCGCGGGATACCTGCTCATCTTGTCTCCATGGTGGCTGAACATCCCGCTGTTCAATAAATTGAGGTATATGTCCGGTCCGTGGAATCTCGCCGCGCTGTGGCTGGAATCCAGATACATCGAGGGCAATCCGTTGGTTCATCTGTTCCGAAGCATATTTGCGGGCCGCACCTCCAAATATGCGGCTGCCATCGGAAACGAGGAAGCAAGAAAAATCGTGCAATCCGCGTTGGATGCAGTCCGTCTGGTCATGCTGTTTGCCGGGGTCGCCGGCATCATCTGGTCCGTCTGGAAATACCGTCTGAAGCGGCAGCTACCGGTGCTGCTGACGCTGCTGTATTTTATTGCCGCCGAATGGCTCGTGCCGAGCCTGGACGGCACCGGATTTCCCTATGCGGTCTTCCTGCTGCTCTACGCGGCATTTCTCGCGGACAAAGCGATCATTTACGCGCATAAGACTCGCCTGCTTCGCAAATAA
- a CDS encoding UvrD-helicase domain-containing protein: protein MTSIPFYKRPYGGERQDIPFAKLASFENSRDLIRDDAPDAAFFRGLESQGLLLNRAQIQAVRHTQGPLLTLAGAGSGKTSVLVSRTGYLIAAKSVDPSSILLVTFSSKAAAEMKERIMALPGLRSSETAKVTARTFHSFFLYLLRTRGYKQEILSNARHQQFIMKRILREMGLQDSYEAETLLSLWSAHRMSMTGLDELPVKTPAEVEQRQIFARYEAWKEEHGQMDFDDILVLSYRLLSHDSGLLASLQRRYRYVMVDEFQDTGLLPYELLKKIVAPHRNLMVVGDDDQTIYGFNGARNEFILEFDQTFPGAKVVTLDINYRSLSSIVGLGNEIIRVNERRRPKQLRSTRKSSCVPLYLRPGDPDQEAELLLTHITEQVREHGKQYRDHAILYRTANNSRAIFEQLVMREIPFIHYENGDLFYEQWIVKPLMDHLRLSLDRRNFTAMEGMLHTLYINRDKGMAFIRQQDAPRPKKGPLSHLLSFPGLKDFQIENIRERSKLIKSLKAMEPLQAVQEMRRQFYDKFLEADERQEITLHKEFIQEGLDELEASAKRFGDIAEFVGFVDRLIIIHKEMAAMKRDEHADAVRLMTIHKSKGLEFPSVCLIGASEGILPHTSALDAERRDDQRPLSDKEDKALDALEEERRLAYVAITRARDELVISSPGFYRGRKAEVSRFFRDVFLTDEQSKQGNSIPNKGAGSAARTAFTAQRTIRIETSAKPSSPSASAGRRTGSAVNQTSQRFGSGSRSGSSSAPEPQSPAAPAATEIVDVWLCTSPNCKGWQRVNARIPVNTRDRESKSCPLCQAPMKQGRKEVPVHHRR from the coding sequence ATGACATCCATACCCTTTTATAAACGCCCGTACGGCGGTGAGCGTCAGGATATTCCGTTTGCGAAGCTGGCTTCCTTCGAGAACAGCCGGGACCTGATCCGCGATGACGCGCCGGATGCGGCTTTTTTTCGCGGCTTGGAATCCCAGGGACTGCTGCTGAACCGCGCCCAGATCCAAGCCGTACGACATACGCAAGGACCGCTGCTTACGCTTGCTGGCGCAGGCTCCGGCAAAACCTCCGTGCTGGTCAGCCGGACAGGCTACCTTATTGCCGCCAAGAGCGTCGACCCTTCTTCCATCCTGCTTGTCACCTTCTCCTCCAAGGCGGCGGCCGAGATGAAGGAACGCATCATGGCGCTTCCCGGCTTGAGGTCCAGCGAAACAGCCAAGGTAACGGCCAGAACCTTCCATTCCTTCTTCCTGTACTTGCTGCGAACCCGCGGCTACAAGCAGGAAATCCTGAGCAACGCCAGGCATCAGCAATTTATCATGAAGCGCATTCTGCGGGAAATGGGCTTGCAGGATAGCTACGAAGCCGAGACGCTGCTATCGCTGTGGTCCGCCCATCGGATGAGTATGACCGGACTTGACGAGCTGCCTGTCAAAACGCCTGCCGAGGTTGAACAGCGGCAGATTTTTGCCCGGTATGAAGCATGGAAGGAAGAGCATGGCCAGATGGATTTCGACGACATTCTGGTCTTGTCCTATCGTCTGCTGTCCCATGATTCCGGACTGCTCGCCTCCCTTCAGAGGCGGTACCGTTATGTCATGGTGGACGAGTTTCAGGATACGGGACTGCTGCCTTATGAGCTGCTCAAAAAAATCGTCGCCCCGCACCGCAATTTAATGGTTGTGGGTGACGATGACCAGACCATATACGGCTTCAACGGGGCGCGCAACGAATTCATTCTGGAATTCGACCAGACGTTTCCCGGGGCCAAGGTCGTGACGCTCGATATCAATTACCGCTCCCTCTCCTCGATCGTCGGACTGGGGAACGAAATTATCCGCGTCAATGAACGGCGGCGCCCCAAGCAGCTGCGGTCGACCCGCAAGAGCAGCTGCGTGCCGCTCTACCTTCGACCCGGCGATCCCGATCAAGAAGCGGAGCTGCTGCTGACCCATATCACCGAGCAGGTCCGGGAGCACGGGAAGCAGTACCGCGACCATGCCATTCTCTATCGCACCGCAAACAACAGCCGGGCGATCTTCGAGCAGCTCGTGATGCGGGAAATTCCGTTCATACATTATGAGAATGGGGATCTGTTCTACGAGCAGTGGATCGTCAAGCCGCTCATGGATCATCTGCGGCTGTCGCTGGACCGGCGCAATTTCACGGCGATGGAGGGCATGCTTCATACGCTGTACATCAACCGCGACAAGGGCATGGCTTTCATCCGGCAGCAGGATGCTCCGCGGCCCAAGAAAGGGCCTCTGTCGCACCTTCTTTCCTTCCCCGGGCTGAAGGATTTCCAGATCGAGAATATAAGGGAACGCTCCAAGCTCATCAAGAGCCTGAAGGCGATGGAGCCCCTTCAAGCCGTGCAGGAAATGAGACGCCAATTCTACGACAAATTCCTGGAGGCCGACGAGCGGCAGGAGATTACCCTCCATAAGGAATTCATTCAAGAAGGGCTGGATGAACTGGAGGCTTCCGCGAAGCGCTTTGGCGATATCGCTGAATTCGTCGGATTTGTCGACCGGCTGATCATCATCCATAAGGAAATGGCGGCCATGAAACGGGATGAGCATGCCGATGCCGTCCGCTTAATGACCATCCATAAATCCAAGGGGCTGGAATTTCCCTCCGTGTGCCTGATTGGAGCTAGCGAAGGCATTCTGCCGCATACGTCCGCTTTGGACGCCGAGCGCAGGGACGATCAGCGCCCGCTGTCGGACAAAGAGGATAAAGCCTTGGATGCGCTGGAAGAGGAACGCAGATTGGCTTATGTTGCCATCACCAGAGCACGGGATGAACTGGTGATCAGCTCCCCGGGCTTTTATCGCGGACGGAAAGCGGAGGTTTCCCGCTTCTTCCGGGACGTGTTCCTCACGGATGAACAGAGCAAACAGGGCAACAGCATACCGAACAAGGGCGCAGGGTCAGCGGCCCGCACAGCCTTTACGGCGCAACGTACGATCCGCATAGAAACCTCGGCCAAGCCTTCATCGCCTTCCGCTTCTGCCGGACGAAGGACCGGGAGCGCCGTTAACCAGACGAGCCAACGTTTCGGTTCAGGTTCACGGTCAGGGTCGAGCTCTGCTCCCGAGCCGCAGTCTCCGGCTGCTCCCGCAGCGACGGAAATCGTCGACGTATGGCTGTGCACCAGCCCTAATTGCAAGGGCTGGCAGCGAGTCAACGCACGTATCCCTGTTAACACAAGGGATCGGGAGAGCAAGTCCTGTCCATTATGCCAGGCACCCATGAAACAGGGTCGCAAAGAAGTCCCGGTGCATCACAGGCGCTAG
- a CDS encoding DUF5317 domain-containing protein, with product MVFDGIILGLIVGLIRGGFRHGLQQFSKIRLKGGLIFPILLIVQLLIFRFQANSDWLASASSYVFMFIYVAGMIFLWMNRDQKGFGSILAGVFLNFLVMAVNGGRMPVSMSAASVLDPYYVDMLSNSTVITKHYLMDASTRLPFLGDIIPLSPPYPRTQVISIGDIIMNVGIFLYIFNLMTVGKNTANVQALGPKSDTNERVEPQN from the coding sequence ATGGTATTTGACGGCATTATACTAGGGTTAATTGTCGGACTGATACGCGGCGGTTTCCGTCACGGACTGCAGCAATTCAGCAAGATCCGCCTGAAGGGCGGCCTCATCTTCCCAATTCTCCTGATCGTACAGCTGCTCATATTCCGTTTTCAAGCGAATTCCGACTGGCTGGCATCCGCAAGCAGCTACGTGTTTATGTTCATCTACGTCGCCGGCATGATCTTCCTTTGGATGAACCGGGACCAGAAGGGCTTTGGCAGCATCTTGGCCGGCGTCTTTCTCAATTTCCTCGTCATGGCGGTTAACGGCGGCAGAATGCCCGTATCGATGAGCGCCGCTTCCGTTCTGGATCCTTATTACGTGGACATGCTGAGCAACAGCACCGTTATCACCAAGCATTATCTGATGGACGCTTCTACCCGCCTTCCGTTCCTGGGTGACATTATACCGTTATCCCCGCCGTATCCAAGAACACAGGTGATCAGTATCGGAGATATCATCATGAACGTCGGCATCTTTCTCTACATTTTCAACCTGATGACCGTGGGGAAGAATACCGCCAACGTGCAAGCATTAGGACCGAAATCCGATACCAATGAACGTGTTGAACCACAAAATTGA
- a CDS encoding sigma-70 family RNA polymerase sigma factor, whose translation MKLNSLESIYQYYVKDVYRYLYSLSYDHHTAEDLVQETFYRAYLYLEDWKEERIKPWLFRVAHNAYVDYQRKASRSIVRDAEFFDQMIDRNTPENILLQQEVHREIGRMLADIPEKQRQAVLLVDFHQFTYQEAADIMGITLSHIKITLFRARQRLRDMKRKDGNL comes from the coding sequence ATGAAACTGAACAGTCTGGAATCGATTTATCAATATTACGTGAAAGACGTGTATCGTTACTTGTACTCCCTCTCTTACGATCACCATACGGCCGAGGACCTGGTGCAGGAAACCTTTTACCGGGCTTATTTGTATCTCGAGGATTGGAAGGAAGAACGAATCAAGCCATGGCTGTTTCGGGTTGCCCATAACGCTTACGTGGACTATCAGCGCAAGGCGAGCCGCAGCATCGTCCGGGACGCAGAATTTTTCGATCAGATGATAGACCGGAATACGCCCGAGAACATCCTGCTCCAGCAAGAAGTCCACAGAGAAATCGGACGGATGCTGGCCGATATTCCGGAGAAGCAGCGGCAAGCGGTACTCCTGGTCGATTTTCATCAATTCACCTACCAGGAGGCGGCGGATATTATGGGCATCACCTTATCCCATATCAAGATCACGTTATTTCGGGCCAGGCAGCGGCTGCGGGACATGAAACGAAAGGACGGGAATTTATGA
- the nfsA gene encoding oxygen-insensitive NADPH nitroreductase produces MNDTISLLMNHRSIRKYSDRPVSEEQLRAVVAAGQMASTSSNVQAYSVIAVTSPEKKQRLAALAGNQAYIVECPVFLVWCADLYRLKKSAEAHVADQETYEDSTENFIVATVDAALAAQNAAIAAESLGLGIVYIGGVRNSIAEFSEALELPDLVYPVFGMCLGYPDQEPGLRPRLPVEAVLHRDSYDPAALEEVKSYDRISSDYLSKRTHGKNSAPWSELMAKRLAEPVRLHMKDFLKGKGFMGC; encoded by the coding sequence ATGAATGACACGATTTCACTGCTGATGAACCATCGATCGATTCGTAAATATTCGGATCGGCCCGTGTCCGAGGAACAGCTGAGGGCTGTCGTGGCAGCAGGCCAGATGGCATCTACCTCAAGCAACGTCCAGGCATACAGCGTGATTGCCGTGACCTCACCAGAGAAAAAGCAGCGGTTGGCCGCTTTGGCGGGCAATCAGGCGTATATCGTGGAATGCCCGGTATTTCTGGTATGGTGCGCGGACCTGTATCGTTTGAAAAAAAGCGCAGAGGCGCATGTGGCGGATCAAGAGACGTACGAAGATTCGACCGAGAATTTCATCGTGGCCACGGTGGATGCCGCTTTGGCTGCGCAGAATGCCGCGATCGCGGCGGAATCGCTCGGTCTTGGCATTGTGTATATCGGCGGAGTCCGCAACTCCATTGCGGAGTTCTCCGAGGCATTGGAGCTCCCGGATTTGGTTTATCCGGTATTCGGCATGTGCCTCGGGTACCCGGATCAGGAGCCGGGGCTGCGTCCCCGGCTTCCGGTGGAGGCTGTCCTGCACCGTGACAGCTATGATCCGGCGGCCCTGGAAGAAGTGAAGAGCTACGACCGAATCTCTTCCGATTATTTGTCCAAACGCACCCATGGCAAGAACAGCGCTCCTTGGTCGGAGCTTATGGCCAAACGACTGGCGGAGCCGGTCAGGCT